Proteins found in one Drosophila innubila isolate TH190305 chromosome X, UK_Dinn_1.0, whole genome shotgun sequence genomic segment:
- the LOC117794108 gene encoding guanine nucleotide-releasing factor 2 isoform X6, with protein MMRVLNTELRLRFKNRKPRPFNRAASADDAATATPAADELRLNGTLSMHGSISSPSTPSNCSGGGVVGGCSSSSNNSINSATYTGHSASAASTPPPPQQQQQQYTTTTTTTTPAAHRGGGGSGVPPAPPSAGSSGHKNSLKGTKLARRARSFKDDLIEKISLMRTTNNTLGRSHSPHSPRNKHASKPPPTTEEVQRSTQTLETHVKDISNALKHFRDVILKKKLEVLPGNGTVILETIASMYSVIQSYTLNENSAIMSSATQQVYQSLGKLIKLCDEVMLSEKSGECASLSNENVREVIDLLEDAVRNLVTLAQGKLKEQDQCTFRYSGAGLGGIGAAADIMGAVAVATAAGNAGGMRAPLDAAAAAVAQRTSLPDIALTPKERDILEQSNVNPMRGSHSTESILRDTSPPPKPPLPNRASNPPPLPPKRRSQPQSQLMSATSGASSGNNNSNTTNHSSQANSPLPYAQSHNISINSDLDCSSNFSLINYCVDRLSVRSRSPDENSQCSFDSALNHSREEEEQLPKPPTRQLHHQQHLDDDMDKMISYSFVSMMSFRTSTQSVSKRSSEHSVQSSTKSSSSNSEIAFGISETTTTSRSNSSSEYQQISQTQSSTQRHITSNSNSSNGSTSSSSTTAIATATATTTATATATTTGISSEQLTSASTSTSMTTALQQTLGSNCSSPELAPALPPKTQQRLTATSHFDALDEPDDSNFELPELRQLSPHHHQLHSSSTQLHQWHAKHHSLIEPPRSAQLPSSCSSAFDRHLDKPPPLPIKKKHILAYMEICSANSHSVEQHRHTMHTYNISRNISHSQTMNIMPVSKDLSPELETPPALPPKNYKQRKPSTTTSTSTSTTVPTAVITTPPASPKPTLGDPLQRDSRMTTVSEELNDVQGATDESGALALAMAVVDSNENVSTAGGHTFYCHSHQLPSETLAVGSGSGSGCGAERAATPISTPKVLDDEEIKQPIASELELEEEEMMEEEEEEEEDVDNQLPNMLEEIDITPYLILKKKDEDGPEVKGGYIDALIVHASRVQKVADNAFSEAFITTFRTFIQPIDVIEKLTHRYTYFFCQVHDQKQKAAKETFSLLVRVVNDLTSTDLTSQLLSLLVEFVYQLVCSGQLYLAKLLRNKFVEKVTLYKDQRSYAFVLDRDQIGGGGGGGSANSNQLSLLDLKSLEIAEQMTLLDAELFQKIEIPEVLLFAKDQCEEKSPNLNKFTEHFNKMSYWARSKILRLQDAKEREKHVNKFIKIMKHLRKMNNYNSYLALLSALDSGPIRRLEWQKGIAEEVRSFCALIDSSSSFRAYRQALAETNPPCIPYIGLVLQDLTFVHVGNQDYMSKGVINFSKRWQQYNIIVNMKRFKKCAYPFRRNERIIGFFDNFKDFMGEEEMWQISERIKPRGRRQVNNY; from the exons aCGGCAGCATCAGTTCTCCATCCACGCCCAGCAATTGCTCCGGGGGCGGTGTTGTCGGtggttgcagcagcagcagcaacaacagcattaaTAGCGCCACCTACACAGGACACTCGGCCAGTGCAGCATCAACGCCGCCaccgccgcagcagcagcagcagcagtatacaacaacaacaacaacaacaacgccggCGGCGCATAGAGGGGGAGGTGGGTCGGGTGTACCGCCAGCACCACCAAGTGCCGGCTCATCGGGGCATAAGAATAGTCTGAAGGGAACGAAATTGGCGCGTCGGGCGCGTTCGTTTAAGGACGATCTAATTGAGAAGATCTCACTGATGCGCACCACAAACAACACACTGGGTCGCTCCCATTCGCCGCATAGTCCGCGCAATAAGCATGCTTCAAAGCCACCGCCCACCACCGAGGAAGTGCAACGTTCCACACAAACACTGGAGACGCATGTCAAGGATATTTCAAATGCATTGAAACACTTCCGTGATGTTATACTCAAAAAGAAGCTGGAGGTTCTGCCTGGCAATGGTACCGTCATACTGGAGACCATTGCCAGCATGTATTCCG TCATTCAGTCTTATACACTGAACGAAAATAGTGCCATCATGAGCTCGGCCACACAACAGGTGTACCAATCCCTGGGCAAACTCATCAAACTCTGCGACGAGGTCATGCTCAGCGAGAAGAGCGGCGAATGCGCCTCACTCAGCAACGAGAATGTGCGCGAGGTCATCGATCTGCTCGAGGATGCAGTGCGC AATCTTGTCACACTGGCGCAGGGTAAGCTCAAGGAGCAGGATCAGTGCACTTTCCGCTATAGCGGCGCCGGCTTGGGCGGCATTGGAGCCGCCGCTGACATAATGGgcgccgttgctgttgccaccgCCGCGGGCAACGCTGGCGGCATGCGAGCGCCATTGGATGCTgcagcggcggcggtggcGCAACGTACATCGCTGCCCGATATTGCCCTGACGCCCAAGGAGCGTGACATTCTCGAGCAGAGCAATGTGAATCCCATGCGTGGCTCCCACAGCACGGAGAGCATATTGCGTGACACGAGCCCGCCGCCAAAGCCGCCGTTGCCCAATCGGGCAAGCAATCCGCCACCGTTGCCGCCAAAGCGTCGCAGTCAGCCGCAGTCGCAGCTAATGAGTGCCACAAGCGGTGCATCGtccggcaacaacaatagcaacaccACCAACCACTCGTCGCAGGCGAACAGCCCGTTGCCGTATGCTCAGTCGcacaacatcagcatcaactCGGATCTGGATTGCAGTTCGAATTTCTCGCTGATTAACTATTGCGTAGATCG TCTTTCGGTTCGCTCACGTTCGCCGGACGAGAACAGTCAATGCTCATTCGATTCGGCGCTAAATCACTCGCGCGAGGAGGAGGAACAATTACCGAAGCCGCCAACGAGACAATTACACCATCAGCAGCATTTGGACGACGATATGGACAAGATGATCAGCTACA GTTTCGTATCGATGATGTCCTTTCGTACCTCGACGCAGAGCGTTTCGAAACGATCCTCGGAGCACAGCGTGCAATCGTCCACAAAATCGTCGAGCAGCAATTCAGAGATTGCCTTCGGCATCAGCgagacgacaacgacgagtcgaagcaacagcagcagcgagtATCAGCAAATAAGCCAAACACAATCCTCCACACAGCGTCAcatcaccagcaacagcaacagcagcaatggcagcaccagcagcagcagcacaacagcaattgccactgcaacagcaacaacaactgcaactgcaactgcaacaacaacgggcATTAGCAGCGAACAATTGACGTcggcatcgacatcgacatcgatgACAACCGCTTTACAACAAACGCTTGGCAGCAATTGCTCATCGCCGGAATTGGCTCCGGCGTTGCCACCAAAGACACAACAACGTTTAACGGCAACGTCGCACTTTGATGCATTGGATGAACCAGATGATAGCAATTT TGAGCTGCCGGAGCTGCGTCAATTGTCGCCGCATCATCACCAGCTTCACTCGTCGTCGACGCAGCTGCATCAGTGGCATGCCAAGCATCACAGTCTCATAGAGCCGCCGCGGAGCGCCCAATTGCCGAGCAGTTGCAGCAGCGCCTTCGATCGGCATTTGGACAAACCGCCGCCGTTGCCCATCAAGAAGAAGCACA TCTTGGCCTACATGGAGATCTGTTCGGCCAACTCGCACTCCGTTGAGCAGCATCGTCATACGATGCACACCTACAACATCAGTCGGAACATATCACACAGTCAAACCATGAA CATCATGCCGGTTAGCAAAGATCTGTCGCCGGAGCTGGAGACGCCACCAGCGCTGCCGCCGAAGAACTACAAGCAGCGCAAACCTTCGACAACGACGTccacgtcgacgtcgacgacggTGCCGACAGCGGTCATCACCACACCGCCGGCGAGTCCGAAACCAACGCTCGGTGATCCATTGCAGAGGGACAGTCGGATGACGACGGTCAGCGAGGAGCTCAACGATGTGCAGGGAGCGACAGATGAGTCTGgagcattggcattggcaatgGCTGTGGTGGACAGCAATGAGAATGTGAGCACTGCGGGCGGACATACGTTCTATTGCCACTCGCATCAGTTGCCCAGCGAGACGTTGGCGGTTGGCTCTGGTTCCGGTTCCGGTTGCGGTGCCGAGCGTGCGGCCACGCCCATTAGTACACCCAAAGTGTTGGACGATGAGGAGATTAAGCAACCCATAGCAAGCGAACTGGAGCTCGAGGAAGAGGAGATGatggaagaggaagaggaggaggaggaagatgTCGATAATCAATTGCCAAATATGCTTGAGGAGATCGATATTACGCCATACCTAATACTCAAGAAGAAGGACGAGGATGGGCCGGAAGTAAAAGGCGGTTACATTGATGCGCTGATCGTGCACGCCAGTCGCGTCCAGAAGGTCGCTGATAATG CATTCAGCGAGGCCTTCATCACCACCTTTCGCACCTTCATTCAGCCGATCGATGTGATCGAGAAGCTGACCCATCGATATACATACTTCTTCTGCCAGGTGCACGATCAGAAGCAGAAGGCTGCCAAGGAGACCTTCTCGCTCCTGGTGCGCGTTGTCAACGATCTGAC CTCAACAGATCTGACAAGTCAACTGCTCAGTTTGTTAGTGGAGTTTGTCTATCAGCTGGTCTGTTCCGGCCAGCTGTATTTGGCCAAATTGTTGCGCAACAAATTTGTGGAGAAGGTGACACTCTACAAGGATCAAAGGAGTTATGCCTTTGTGCTGGATCGCGATCAGATtggcggcggtggcggcggcggcagcgccAATAGCAATCAGCTCAGTTTGTTGGACTTAAAGTCATTGGAGATAGCCGAGCAGATGACGCTGTTGGATGCGGAGCTGTTTCAGAAAATCGAGATACCCgaagtattattatttgccaAAGATCAGTGCGAGGAGAAATCCCCCAATCTCAACAAGTTCACCGAGCACTTTAACAAAATGTCCTACTGGGCACGCTCCAAAATATTGCGGCTACAGGATGCCAAGGAGCGTGAAAAGCAtgtcaacaaatttattaaaatcatgaAACACTTACGCAAAATGAACAATTATAATTCGTATTTGGCGCTGCTTTCAGCGCTGGATTCGGGCCCCATACGCAG ATTGGAATGGCAAAAGGGTATTGCGGAAGAGGTGCGTTCATTTTGTGCGCTTATCGATTCGAGTTCCAGTTTTCGTGCCTATCGTCAGGCGTTGGCCGAAACGAATCCGCCCTGTATACCCTACAT CGGTCTGGTTTTACAGGATTTGACCTTTGTGCATGTGGGCAATCAGGACTATATGTCCAAGGGCGTCATTAACTTCTCCAAACGCTGGCAACAATACAACATTATTGTCAATATGAAACGTTTCAAGAAGTG CGCCTATCCATTTCGACGCAATGAGCGTATTATTGGCTTCTTTGATAACTTCAAGGACTTTATGGGCGAGGAGGAGATGTGGCAGATATCGGAGCGTATAAAGCCACGAGGACGACGCCAGGTCAACAACTATTAG
- the LOC117794108 gene encoding guanine nucleotide-releasing factor 2 isoform X4, with translation MMRVLNTELRLRFKNRKPRPFNRAASADDAATATPAADELRLNGTLSMHGSISSPSTPSNCSGGGVVGGCSSSSNNSINSATYTGHSASAASTPPPPQQQQQQYTTTTTTTTPAAHRGGGGSGVPPAPPSAGSSGHKNSLKGTKLARRARSFKDDLIEKISLMRTTNNTLGRSHSPHSPRNKHASKPPPTTEEVQRSTQTLETHVKDISNALKHFRDVILKKKLEVLPGNGTVILETIASMYSVIQSYTLNENSAIMSSATQQVYQSLGKLIKLCDEVMLSEKSGECASLSNENVREVIDLLEDAVRNLVTLAQGKLKEQDQCTFRYSGAGLGGIGAAADIMGAVAVATAAGNAGGMRAPLDAAAAAVAQRTSLPDIALTPKERDILEQSNVNPMRGSHSTESILRDTSPPPKPPLPNRASNPPPLPPKRRSQPQSQLMSATSGASSGNNNSNTTNHSSQANSPLPYAQSHNISINSDLDCSSNFSLINYCVDRLSVRSRSPDENSQCSFDSALNHSREEEEQLPKPPTRQLHHQQHLDDDMDKMISYTETQAEAVAASAVAATQEAATSSANATQPLLATGIGLGLGLGPTSVSGSGSGSEANTELRKAAAALTSNRHSNESGFVSMMSFRTSTQSVSKRSSEHSVQSSTKSSSSNSEIAFGISETTTTSRSNSSSEYQQISQTQSSTQRHITSNSNSSNGSTSSSSTTAIATATATTTATATATTTGISSEQLTSASTSTSMTTALQQTLGSNCSSPELAPALPPKTQQRLTATSHFDALDEPDDSNFELPELRQLSPHHHQLHSSSTQLHQWHAKHHSLIEPPRSAQLPSSCSSAFDRHLDKPPPLPIKKKHILAYMEICSANSHSVEQHRHTMHTYNISRNISHSQTMNIMPVSKDLSPELETPPALPPKNYKQRKPSTTTSTSTSTTVPTAVITTPPASPKPTLGDPLQRDSRMTTVSEELNDVQGATDESGALALAMAVVDSNENVSTAGGHTFYCHSHQLPSETLAVGSGSGSGCGAERAATPISTPKVLDDEEIKQPIASELELEEEEMMEEEEEEEEDVDNQLPNMLEEIDITPYLILKKKDEDGPEVKGGYIDALIVHASRVQKVADNAFSEAFITTFRTFIQPIDVIEKLTHRYTYFFCQVHDQKQKAAKETFSLLVRVVNDLTSTDLTSQLLSLLVEFVYQLVCSGQLYLAKLLRNKFVEKVTLYKDQRSYAFVLDRDQIGGGGGGGSANSNQLSLLDLKSLEIAEQMTLLDAELFQKIEIPEVLLFAKDQCEEKSPNLNKFTEHFNKMSYWARSKILRLQDAKEREKHVNKFIKIMKHLRKMNNYNSYLALLSALDSGPIRRLEWQKGIAEEVRSFCALIDSSSSFRAYRQALAETNPPCIPYIGLVLQDLTFVHVGNQDYMSKGVINFSKRWQQYNIIVNMKRFKKCAYPFRRNERIIGFFDNFKDFMGEEEMWQISERIKPRGRRQVNNY, from the exons aCGGCAGCATCAGTTCTCCATCCACGCCCAGCAATTGCTCCGGGGGCGGTGTTGTCGGtggttgcagcagcagcagcaacaacagcattaaTAGCGCCACCTACACAGGACACTCGGCCAGTGCAGCATCAACGCCGCCaccgccgcagcagcagcagcagcagtatacaacaacaacaacaacaacaacgccggCGGCGCATAGAGGGGGAGGTGGGTCGGGTGTACCGCCAGCACCACCAAGTGCCGGCTCATCGGGGCATAAGAATAGTCTGAAGGGAACGAAATTGGCGCGTCGGGCGCGTTCGTTTAAGGACGATCTAATTGAGAAGATCTCACTGATGCGCACCACAAACAACACACTGGGTCGCTCCCATTCGCCGCATAGTCCGCGCAATAAGCATGCTTCAAAGCCACCGCCCACCACCGAGGAAGTGCAACGTTCCACACAAACACTGGAGACGCATGTCAAGGATATTTCAAATGCATTGAAACACTTCCGTGATGTTATACTCAAAAAGAAGCTGGAGGTTCTGCCTGGCAATGGTACCGTCATACTGGAGACCATTGCCAGCATGTATTCCG TCATTCAGTCTTATACACTGAACGAAAATAGTGCCATCATGAGCTCGGCCACACAACAGGTGTACCAATCCCTGGGCAAACTCATCAAACTCTGCGACGAGGTCATGCTCAGCGAGAAGAGCGGCGAATGCGCCTCACTCAGCAACGAGAATGTGCGCGAGGTCATCGATCTGCTCGAGGATGCAGTGCGC AATCTTGTCACACTGGCGCAGGGTAAGCTCAAGGAGCAGGATCAGTGCACTTTCCGCTATAGCGGCGCCGGCTTGGGCGGCATTGGAGCCGCCGCTGACATAATGGgcgccgttgctgttgccaccgCCGCGGGCAACGCTGGCGGCATGCGAGCGCCATTGGATGCTgcagcggcggcggtggcGCAACGTACATCGCTGCCCGATATTGCCCTGACGCCCAAGGAGCGTGACATTCTCGAGCAGAGCAATGTGAATCCCATGCGTGGCTCCCACAGCACGGAGAGCATATTGCGTGACACGAGCCCGCCGCCAAAGCCGCCGTTGCCCAATCGGGCAAGCAATCCGCCACCGTTGCCGCCAAAGCGTCGCAGTCAGCCGCAGTCGCAGCTAATGAGTGCCACAAGCGGTGCATCGtccggcaacaacaatagcaacaccACCAACCACTCGTCGCAGGCGAACAGCCCGTTGCCGTATGCTCAGTCGcacaacatcagcatcaactCGGATCTGGATTGCAGTTCGAATTTCTCGCTGATTAACTATTGCGTAGATCG TCTTTCGGTTCGCTCACGTTCGCCGGACGAGAACAGTCAATGCTCATTCGATTCGGCGCTAAATCACTCGCGCGAGGAGGAGGAACAATTACCGAAGCCGCCAACGAGACAATTACACCATCAGCAGCATTTGGACGACGATATGGACAAGATGATCAGCTACA CAGAAACGCAGGCTGAGGCAGTCGCTGCAtctgctgtcgctgccacACAGGAGGCAGCCACGTCCAGCGCAAATGCAACGCAGCCTCTGCTGGCTACGGGCATTGGTCTTGGCCTTGGCCTTGGCCCAACCTCTGTCTCTGGCTCTGGCTCCGGCTCTGAGGCCAATACGGAACTGCGCAAAGCGGCCGCAGCATTAACCAGCAATCGTCATTCAAATGAATCGG GTTTCGTATCGATGATGTCCTTTCGTACCTCGACGCAGAGCGTTTCGAAACGATCCTCGGAGCACAGCGTGCAATCGTCCACAAAATCGTCGAGCAGCAATTCAGAGATTGCCTTCGGCATCAGCgagacgacaacgacgagtcgaagcaacagcagcagcgagtATCAGCAAATAAGCCAAACACAATCCTCCACACAGCGTCAcatcaccagcaacagcaacagcagcaatggcagcaccagcagcagcagcacaacagcaattgccactgcaacagcaacaacaactgcaactgcaactgcaacaacaacgggcATTAGCAGCGAACAATTGACGTcggcatcgacatcgacatcgatgACAACCGCTTTACAACAAACGCTTGGCAGCAATTGCTCATCGCCGGAATTGGCTCCGGCGTTGCCACCAAAGACACAACAACGTTTAACGGCAACGTCGCACTTTGATGCATTGGATGAACCAGATGATAGCAATTT TGAGCTGCCGGAGCTGCGTCAATTGTCGCCGCATCATCACCAGCTTCACTCGTCGTCGACGCAGCTGCATCAGTGGCATGCCAAGCATCACAGTCTCATAGAGCCGCCGCGGAGCGCCCAATTGCCGAGCAGTTGCAGCAGCGCCTTCGATCGGCATTTGGACAAACCGCCGCCGTTGCCCATCAAGAAGAAGCACA TCTTGGCCTACATGGAGATCTGTTCGGCCAACTCGCACTCCGTTGAGCAGCATCGTCATACGATGCACACCTACAACATCAGTCGGAACATATCACACAGTCAAACCATGAA CATCATGCCGGTTAGCAAAGATCTGTCGCCGGAGCTGGAGACGCCACCAGCGCTGCCGCCGAAGAACTACAAGCAGCGCAAACCTTCGACAACGACGTccacgtcgacgtcgacgacggTGCCGACAGCGGTCATCACCACACCGCCGGCGAGTCCGAAACCAACGCTCGGTGATCCATTGCAGAGGGACAGTCGGATGACGACGGTCAGCGAGGAGCTCAACGATGTGCAGGGAGCGACAGATGAGTCTGgagcattggcattggcaatgGCTGTGGTGGACAGCAATGAGAATGTGAGCACTGCGGGCGGACATACGTTCTATTGCCACTCGCATCAGTTGCCCAGCGAGACGTTGGCGGTTGGCTCTGGTTCCGGTTCCGGTTGCGGTGCCGAGCGTGCGGCCACGCCCATTAGTACACCCAAAGTGTTGGACGATGAGGAGATTAAGCAACCCATAGCAAGCGAACTGGAGCTCGAGGAAGAGGAGATGatggaagaggaagaggaggaggaggaagatgTCGATAATCAATTGCCAAATATGCTTGAGGAGATCGATATTACGCCATACCTAATACTCAAGAAGAAGGACGAGGATGGGCCGGAAGTAAAAGGCGGTTACATTGATGCGCTGATCGTGCACGCCAGTCGCGTCCAGAAGGTCGCTGATAATG CATTCAGCGAGGCCTTCATCACCACCTTTCGCACCTTCATTCAGCCGATCGATGTGATCGAGAAGCTGACCCATCGATATACATACTTCTTCTGCCAGGTGCACGATCAGAAGCAGAAGGCTGCCAAGGAGACCTTCTCGCTCCTGGTGCGCGTTGTCAACGATCTGAC CTCAACAGATCTGACAAGTCAACTGCTCAGTTTGTTAGTGGAGTTTGTCTATCAGCTGGTCTGTTCCGGCCAGCTGTATTTGGCCAAATTGTTGCGCAACAAATTTGTGGAGAAGGTGACACTCTACAAGGATCAAAGGAGTTATGCCTTTGTGCTGGATCGCGATCAGATtggcggcggtggcggcggcggcagcgccAATAGCAATCAGCTCAGTTTGTTGGACTTAAAGTCATTGGAGATAGCCGAGCAGATGACGCTGTTGGATGCGGAGCTGTTTCAGAAAATCGAGATACCCgaagtattattatttgccaAAGATCAGTGCGAGGAGAAATCCCCCAATCTCAACAAGTTCACCGAGCACTTTAACAAAATGTCCTACTGGGCACGCTCCAAAATATTGCGGCTACAGGATGCCAAGGAGCGTGAAAAGCAtgtcaacaaatttattaaaatcatgaAACACTTACGCAAAATGAACAATTATAATTCGTATTTGGCGCTGCTTTCAGCGCTGGATTCGGGCCCCATACGCAG ATTGGAATGGCAAAAGGGTATTGCGGAAGAGGTGCGTTCATTTTGTGCGCTTATCGATTCGAGTTCCAGTTTTCGTGCCTATCGTCAGGCGTTGGCCGAAACGAATCCGCCCTGTATACCCTACAT CGGTCTGGTTTTACAGGATTTGACCTTTGTGCATGTGGGCAATCAGGACTATATGTCCAAGGGCGTCATTAACTTCTCCAAACGCTGGCAACAATACAACATTATTGTCAATATGAAACGTTTCAAGAAGTG CGCCTATCCATTTCGACGCAATGAGCGTATTATTGGCTTCTTTGATAACTTCAAGGACTTTATGGGCGAGGAGGAGATGTGGCAGATATCGGAGCGTATAAAGCCACGAGGACGACGCCAGGTCAACAACTATTAG